TAAATATAGGTGCAATTGCAAGTGTGTAAATAAACCTGTAACTGCACCTGTATACTACCTATTAGGGTTTAGTTTTACACCTACTTTCATACTTAAGAACTCACCCTTGATATAGTGCACAATTACACCTATAATTGCACCTAAATAAACAATACATTTTACACCTAATAGTAAGTATGGTTTTATACGTAGTTGAATGTTATTTATTAGGTTAATTAAAAGGTGTGTACATAAACCTATTTTTACACCTATTAAGACAATTATTAGGATTGATTTTTTCACCTTCTTTTGCACCTTAAAACCAAGGCTAAGTACATGATAATAACAGTAGGAGGGATCAAAGGTGGAACTGGTAAGTCCACTATATCAACTAATTTTGCGGTATGGCTCTCTCGGCAGGGGCATGACGTTCTTCTAGTAGATGCTGACGAACAGGAAAGTTCTTCGGACTTCACTGCTTGGCGTGGGGAGACGCGAAATGGTGACCTTGGGTACACATTGGTGCAGCTTACAGGCTCATTGGTACGTCGCCAAGTGGAACTACTTAAACCTAAGTACAGTCATATCATCATTGATACTGGAGGGCGTGACACCTCAAGCCAAAGAGCGGCTTTATTTGTATCTGATCTGTACCTGCTGCCTTTTGCCCCTCGCTCGTATGAAATCTGGACACTCTCTAAGGTTTTAGCTCTGCTAGCCGAGGTGCAAGATGTACGGACAGTACCCATACAAACCTATTCCTTCCTAAACAAGGCCGACACGCGAGGCGCGGATAATGCTGAAGCTATGGAAGTGCTAAGAGAAAATGAAGAGTTGAACTTCGTTGATTTTCCGGTAGTCAACCGGAAGGCATTTGCAACAGCTGCCAGTAAAGGGTTGTCCGTATTCGAGTACTCGCCTGTAGACGAGAAAGCGGTGGCTGAACTAGATGTTTTATTTCGACATATAACCAAATAACATGGCCATCTCTAAACCTCCAGTTCGCAAATCTCCGGATGCTACTGTGCCAGCTTTGCCCGTGCCCGATGAAAAGAAGATTGAAGAGGTTATTAATCGGGGAAGTTCCCAAGTAGTTACTGAAACGGAAGCAGTAACGATCAAAAATTTCAACATTAAGGTCACGGCTGAGACCTTGAAAATGATCGATGAGTTACGAGCTAAGCGTCCTCGTAAACCAACCAGCCCTAAGCTAGGTATTTCCACTCAAGACTGGCTTCTAGAAGCAATCAACGAGAAAATCCTGCGTGAGCAAAAGAAGTATAAATCAGGTTTATAAGCTCACCCACATATAGGTGTGAGTTTGGGTGATATAATAGTTGTGTCATCAATATTTAGGCAAAATGCATTACACCTAGTTACACACTATAATTTTGGTGTGCAATTAGGTGTAATTCTGTATAAAGAAATATTGATTAGTGACTTGAATTTCAATATTTTGTATATTATTAAACGCCAATCTATTTCGCTATTAATATAGGCTGAGTGTAAAGCAGTGCGTTATGCATTCACAAAAGTTACTGCATAGCGTAATATTTCAGCAACCGGATAAAGTGAGAGCTTATATAAGCTGAGGGCCAGCCTAATGACCAGTAATAATCAATGCTCCGCCTAGAGACCCCTATATCAGGAGCCTCTCTCTATTCAATACACACCCTTTTAAACAGCTTATCCTTTTGCCAACTTAATTGAGCAGCCGCTCTAGTAAACCGAGCGCGCGCTCGGTGGCTGTGTATTGTGCGCTGGCACTAGGCGCTGGAAAGGAGGGTGGTGTCTTCAGTTCTTGCTGAATCTGGGCGAGCTGATGGCGTTGCGAAGGTGGGTAAGCGGCCAGCTGAGCAGGCGACAACTGCTGGTAATAGCGCAATAGTTCGCGCCGAATAGCATAGAGGACAGATAAGCCGTTGCTTGATTCATAGCTCGCTTCCAGCTCTGCGCGCAGCTGCTGAAGGCGGGTGGAGATACTTTGGTTCATGGAGGCAGAATGAGGCCTTCATTACGGTCGGGATTAACGACAAGTTTTCATACTGAAACGCTTTCTTATGATCGGCTTTCTGTATTCTTCTATTTATTGTAAATACCAATTAAACGTTTTTGTTAGGGTTGCACT
This genomic window from Hymenobacter volaticus contains:
- a CDS encoding AAA family ATPase, whose translation is MHLKTKAKYMIITVGGIKGGTGKSTISTNFAVWLSRQGHDVLLVDADEQESSSDFTAWRGETRNGDLGYTLVQLTGSLVRRQVELLKPKYSHIIIDTGGRDTSSQRAALFVSDLYLLPFAPRSYEIWTLSKVLALLAEVQDVRTVPIQTYSFLNKADTRGADNAEAMEVLRENEELNFVDFPVVNRKAFATAASKGLSVFEYSPVDEKAVAELDVLFRHITK